One window of Candidatus Nitrospira kreftii genomic DNA carries:
- a CDS encoding hypothetical protein (conserved protein of unknown function), with amino-acid sequence MQPVTPDTELTLSFKNQRAVVSPWGASLRRYLLINDGGQEMDIVWGYSGGSRKRGGQGDVLIPFPGRIRNGQYSFDGRAFQLECNDKEGPNAIHGFVRNLPWQVLEARAHKVTCEVQLEAQTYANRGYPFSLMVQVTYELDARGLSCAFAVTNVGRQVAPMGVGFHPYFTVGTSLIDKAEAQIPGAGYLEFNERLAPTGSIVDVAGTPWDYRQFRAVGQQRFNHCYVHLERDAAGTATASLRHAANGRGIDIVMDSAFSAVVVYTGDAIVDAPRAALAIEPMTCATDAFNHPEWGLKRLEPSETFSGRYRVRHQVME; translated from the coding sequence ATGCAGCCTGTGACACCTGATACCGAACTCACGCTTTCGTTTAAGAATCAGCGAGCTGTGGTATCTCCCTGGGGCGCGTCATTACGGCGCTATCTGTTGATCAATGACGGTGGGCAGGAGATGGATATTGTGTGGGGTTATTCGGGTGGAAGCCGGAAACGAGGTGGACAAGGTGATGTGCTTATTCCATTTCCTGGGCGTATTCGTAACGGGCAATATTCCTTCGACGGACGAGCATTTCAGCTGGAGTGTAACGACAAGGAAGGCCCCAATGCCATCCATGGTTTCGTGCGAAATCTCCCCTGGCAAGTCCTGGAGGCGCGTGCTCACAAAGTGACCTGCGAGGTTCAGCTTGAAGCTCAGACCTATGCCAACCGTGGCTATCCCTTCTCGCTTATGGTCCAGGTAACCTATGAACTCGATGCACGGGGGCTATCCTGTGCATTTGCCGTGACCAACGTGGGCCGACAGGTTGCGCCAATGGGAGTCGGCTTTCATCCGTATTTCACTGTTGGGACATCTCTGATCGATAAAGCTGAGGCACAGATACCAGGCGCCGGCTACCTAGAATTCAATGAGCGGCTCGCTCCAACAGGCTCTATTGTGGACGTGGCCGGAACGCCGTGGGATTATCGTCAGTTTCGTGCAGTTGGTCAGCAACGCTTCAATCATTGTTATGTGCACCTCGAACGCGATGCAGCGGGTACAGCCACTGCCTCTCTTCGTCATGCCGCAAACGGTCGTGGGATCGACATCGTGATGGATTCGGCCTTTTCCGCAGTCGTCGTATACACGGGAGATGCCATCGTAGATGCGCCACGCGCTGCGCTTGCTATCGAACCGATGACCTGTGCGACGGATGCCTTCAACCACCCAGAATGGGGACTGAAGCGGCTCGAACCTAGTGAGACATTTTCGGGACGGTATCGTGTACGGCATCAGGTGATGGAATAA
- a CDS encoding hypothetical protein (conserved exported protein of unknown function), giving the protein MKTVATLSLSVMVGASLCLSLLVCAQELPPTVKPNVDAAQKHVRTIGMDEYRTLVDNPGSALIVDVREPHEYAAGHVPGAINIPRGLIESQIWNHVGSSEKTDKERPIILQCQSGKRATLASQTLQELGFTHTTAVIMNLDDWQKVGNPFVK; this is encoded by the coding sequence ATGAAGACGGTGGCAACGTTGTCGTTGAGTGTCATGGTTGGTGCTTCATTATGTCTTTCATTACTCGTTTGTGCCCAGGAGCTTCCTCCAACTGTGAAACCAAACGTGGACGCAGCACAGAAGCATGTGAGGACCATCGGCATGGATGAGTATCGGACGCTTGTTGACAATCCTGGTTCAGCGCTTATCGTGGATGTGCGCGAACCTCACGAATATGCAGCCGGACATGTGCCGGGTGCGATCAACATTCCTCGCGGCCTGATCGAATCTCAAATCTGGAACCACGTCGGTTCCTCCGAGAAGACGGACAAGGAAAGACCGATCATCCTCCAGTGCCAGAGCGGTAAGCGCGCAACGCTTGCGTCCCAGACTCTCCAAGAGCTCGGCTTCACGCACACGACGGCTGTCATCATGAATCTCGACGACTGGCAAAAGGTCGGAAATCCATTCGTGAAATAA